The following nucleotide sequence is from Leptotrichia trevisanii DSM 22070.
TTAAACTATAATATTATAGAACATACTTCAGGAGAATAGCCCATTTTATTTTCCTTAAGGGTTAAAATCTAAAAATTAGAATTTTGTAATTAATAGAAATTAATATTTTTAATAAAAAGAAAAAAGAGGAAACTTATGGATTTTAATAAACTTTATGAAGAAATGATTCAGCATAAAAATGAAGAACAGGCTCAAAGAATGTCAAAATATATGCTCAATAAATTTGAACATATTGGAATTAAGACACCGGAAAGACGGAAAATATTAAAAAATTTTTTTAAAGAATACAAGAATGAAGAAAAAATTGACTGGGAATTTGTAAATAAATGTTGGGAAAATGAGTACAGGGAATTTCAGTATGTTGCAGCTGATTATTTGAAAAATATGAAGGACAAATTGACGATAGATGATATTCCGAAGTTTAAATGGTTAATCTTGAAAAAATCGTGGTGGGATACGATAGACAATTTAGATATGACAATAGGAGCTTTGGCATTAAAGAATTCAAATGTGAATAAAATATTGCTGGAATGGAGTCTTGATGAAAATATTTGGCTTAGAAGAATTGCCATTGATCATCAGCTTTTGAGAAAAGAAAAAACAAATACTGAATTACTGGAAAAGATTTTAAAGAATAATTTGGAACAGACTGAATTTTTTATTAATAAGGCAATAGGCTGGGCATTGAGAGATTATAGTAAGACTAATTCTGAATGGGTAAAAAATTTTATTGAAGAAAATGAAGAAAAAATGTCAAAATTGAGTATTAAGGAAGCTGGTAAATATTTGTAAGTTTTAAAGTAAAAAATATTTATAAAAAAATAGAAATATATAATTTTAATGTTAGAATACTTGAAATATGCTGATATTGCAATAAAATATTTTTAAATTCAGTTTTAAAGTAATTTTACTGTATTATAAGCATAAAAAATATTGAAAGGATTTATAAATTATGAAAAAAATATTAATGATAATGGGAACAGCTTTAGTTCTGTCATCTTGCGGAGTTGTTGGAGCGGCAGGAAGTATCGCTGGAGGTACGATTAAGGCAGCGGGAACTGTTACTGGTGCTGTAATTAAGACAACTGGGAATATTATTGGCGGAATAATCGGCGGAAATGATGGAGAAATTAATGCAAAAGGCGTTAAGTATAAATTTTCTAAGGCGAAAGTTGAAAACGATGGAAATACGACAATTGTAACAGGAGTTTTAACAAATAGTGGAAGCAGAAAGGAAAATGTTACTATTGAAATCCCTTGCTTTGATAAAAAGGGAACAAAAGTCGGAGATGCTGTGGATAGCACTGACTCCATTGATAAAAATAAAAAATGGGAGTTTAGGGCTGTTCTAAATTCGGGAGATGTAAAGGCGTGTAAAGTGAAGGATGCGTATGTAAACACTCAGTAAAAATTTTTTCCTTTTTTTGATAATAACATATTATTAATAATATATTAGAAATTATTAAATAGCAAATAAAATTTTGTAATCTATTTTTCGATTTATATAAAAAGGCAAATGATTCAAAAATATATAAAATATATCATTACATTAAAAAGAAATATTTGCAAATATTTTTAAAAAGTGTATAATATATACATACAAAATATAGGAGGATAAAAAATGGCAGGAAATATTTTAGGAACAACAGTTTATTATGATGCTGATTGTGATTTGAGCAAATTGGAAGGTAAAAAAATTACTGTATTGGGATATGGTTCGCAAGGGCATGCACACTCTCTAAATTTGAGAGAAGGTGGATTTGATGTAACTGTTGGACTTAGAAAAGGTTCAAAATCTTGGGATGAAGCTACTGAAGCAGGATTTACAGTAAAAGAAACTGCAGATGCTGTAAAAGGTGCGGATATAGTTATGATTTTGATTCCAGATGAAATTCAGGCTGATGTATATGCGGCTGATATTGCACCAAACTTGAAAGAAGGGGCATATATCGCATTTGGACACGGATTTAATATTCATTTTGGAAAAATTGTTCCAAGAGAAGATATAAGCGTATTTATGGTTGCACCAAAAGGGCCTGGGCACTTGGTAAGAAGAACTTTCCAAGAAGGAAGCGGAGTACCTTGTCTAGTAGCTGTTTATCAAGATGCTAAAGGAGATACAATGGAAGTTGCCAAAGCATGGGCATCAGCTATTGGTGGAGGAAGATCAGGAATCCTTGAAACTACATTCAAGCAAGAAACAGAAACAGATTTATTTGGTGAACAAGCTGTATTGTGTGGTGGAGTAGTAGAACTTATGAAAGTAGGATTTGAAGTATTGACAGAAGCTGGATACGATCCTGTAAATGCTTATTTTGAATGCTTACACGAAATGAAACTTATTGTAGATTTGATTTATGAAGGTGGACTGGCTACAATGAGAAGCTCAATCTCAAATACTGCTGAATATGGAGATTACATCACAGGGCCAAAAATCATAACTGCTGAAACAAAAGAAGCTATGAAACAAGTATTAACAGATATCCAATCAGGAAAATTCGCAAATGACTTCCTGGCTGACTCAAAAGCGGGACAACCATTCTTAAAAGAAAAAAGAGCAGAATTTGCAAATCACGGTGTAGAAAAAGTTGGGGCTGAATTAAGAAAACTTATGCCTTGGATCAAAAAATAAAAACTTTTTACAAAAAGTGAAATCAGTAAATAAAAGTACAATATAAAGTTTTAGCAGTCTTTCAAATAAGGCTGCTATATTTTTATAAATATTTTTTTGATTTAGTTTATATTAGTTTTTTTGATGTAGTGTTTCAATGAAAAAAATTTAGCAATATATTCAAAATTAAACTAATAAAAGTTGAGTAAATTCAAAGTTTGAATTTCTTAGCCATAACTTTCGAGTTTAGTTTTATTAGGATTAAAAAATTTTTGGAAACAAAAAGATTAAAGTTTTAGAGAAAAAAATAAAAAAATATGATTAGATAAGGAGTAAGTCAA
It contains:
- a CDS encoding DNA alkylation repair protein, producing the protein MDFNKLYEEMIQHKNEEQAQRMSKYMLNKFEHIGIKTPERRKILKNFFKEYKNEEKIDWEFVNKCWENEYREFQYVAADYLKNMKDKLTIDDIPKFKWLILKKSWWDTIDNLDMTIGALALKNSNVNKILLEWSLDENIWLRRIAIDHQLLRKEKTNTELLEKILKNNLEQTEFFINKAIGWALRDYSKTNSEWVKNFIEENEEKMSKLSIKEAGKYL
- the ilvC gene encoding ketol-acid reductoisomerase; its protein translation is MAGNILGTTVYYDADCDLSKLEGKKITVLGYGSQGHAHSLNLREGGFDVTVGLRKGSKSWDEATEAGFTVKETADAVKGADIVMILIPDEIQADVYAADIAPNLKEGAYIAFGHGFNIHFGKIVPREDISVFMVAPKGPGHLVRRTFQEGSGVPCLVAVYQDAKGDTMEVAKAWASAIGGGRSGILETTFKQETETDLFGEQAVLCGGVVELMKVGFEVLTEAGYDPVNAYFECLHEMKLIVDLIYEGGLATMRSSISNTAEYGDYITGPKIITAETKEAMKQVLTDIQSGKFANDFLADSKAGQPFLKEKRAEFANHGVEKVGAELRKLMPWIKK
- a CDS encoding FxLYD domain-containing protein, translated to MKKILMIMGTALVLSSCGVVGAAGSIAGGTIKAAGTVTGAVIKTTGNIIGGIIGGNDGEINAKGVKYKFSKAKVENDGNTTIVTGVLTNSGSRKENVTIEIPCFDKKGTKVGDAVDSTDSIDKNKKWEFRAVLNSGDVKACKVKDAYVNTQ